One part of the Microlunatus elymi genome encodes these proteins:
- a CDS encoding ATP-binding protein, protein MSPTNDTDPGHSLRGRRREREALARLVEKARAGQSEVLVVRGAAGIGKTALLEFLADRAAECHLARAAGVQAEMELPYAGLHQLCGPFLGPIAELPPPQRDALETSFGIKLGPPPDRFLVGLATLSLLAEVAGERPLICLIDDVQWWDRSSVQVLAFVARRLLAEPIVLVFATREEDDSDFRGLPELRLQGLDTFDAGALLDSIIPGRIDAHVRSRIIAETGGNPLALIELPSRLDPRLTGGFAIPSPRPITEQLQDSYARRIAALPEPTRQLLQIAAVEPTGDAALLWRAVDLLGIDADAALPAESAGLISIGNRVRFRHPLLRATVHAAATAQDRQRAHQALAEAIDADLDPDRRAWHRALAARTADEEVAAELQSSADRARQRGGVAAEAALLERAVQLTPEPRRRGERALAAAGAKLRAGAVDETLSLLAIAETSPLSDSDRAKAALVRAQSRFVADRGRDAVPLLLQAARRLEPIDPRLAMDTFLEAISAAMFAGRLAGSPNVAQVARDARSGTVSRSRDSLGDQLLRALTARFSDGYRASIDSVRAMLQAICDGELTAGQLRYLWLAAATAADVWDGESWQRLATEHVRIARETGSLTELPLALNSRAVVHLFAGEGDAAASLVAEIPNVTASTGTHVAAYAAMALAAWRGDAGSARTLIETNLADVRARGEGVGVAMSYWAEALLELGLGNYEAALSAATDAASYPDELAVPKWAMSEMIEAAAGAGHRDLAFEVLERLAEFATVSGTDWALGVEARGRALLAGDSAADNAFRESIGRLGTTRMVAELARSRLLYGEWLHRGGRRAEARTELTTAHELFTTMGAVGFAQRARRTLRAVGVTVQAQSLDAAATLTGQEAQIARLASDGLTNPEIGAQLFLSPHTVEWHLRKVYNKLGVRSRKRLADKLPARSTN, encoded by the coding sequence ATGTCACCAACCAACGACACCGACCCCGGGCACTCCCTGCGCGGAAGGCGCAGGGAGCGCGAGGCCTTGGCTCGGTTGGTCGAGAAGGCCCGAGCCGGGCAGAGCGAGGTCTTGGTGGTGCGGGGTGCGGCCGGCATCGGCAAGACCGCACTGCTGGAGTTCCTGGCCGATCGGGCCGCGGAATGCCACCTGGCGAGGGCAGCCGGCGTCCAGGCGGAGATGGAGCTGCCGTACGCCGGTTTGCACCAGTTGTGCGGCCCGTTCCTGGGCCCGATCGCCGAGTTGCCTCCCCCGCAGCGAGACGCGTTGGAGACGTCCTTCGGGATCAAGCTGGGACCGCCGCCGGACCGATTCCTGGTCGGCCTGGCGACCCTCAGCCTGCTCGCAGAAGTCGCGGGCGAGCGACCGCTGATCTGTCTGATCGACGACGTTCAATGGTGGGATCGATCCTCGGTCCAGGTGCTCGCATTCGTCGCGCGGCGGTTGCTCGCCGAGCCGATTGTGCTGGTGTTCGCCACCCGTGAGGAGGATGACTCCGACTTCCGCGGCCTCCCCGAGTTGAGACTGCAGGGGTTGGACACGTTTGACGCGGGGGCTCTGCTCGATTCGATCATCCCGGGTCGAATCGACGCCCACGTTCGCAGCCGGATCATCGCCGAGACCGGTGGCAACCCGCTGGCTCTGATCGAACTGCCGAGCCGGCTCGATCCACGTCTGACCGGTGGCTTCGCGATCCCCAGCCCCCGGCCGATCACCGAACAACTGCAGGACAGCTACGCGCGTCGCATCGCCGCGCTGCCGGAGCCGACGAGACAACTACTGCAGATCGCTGCGGTCGAGCCGACCGGCGACGCGGCACTGCTGTGGCGCGCGGTCGACCTCCTCGGGATCGATGCCGACGCTGCCTTGCCCGCCGAGTCGGCAGGGTTGATCAGTATCGGCAATCGGGTCAGGTTCCGGCACCCGCTGCTGCGGGCGACTGTTCACGCCGCCGCCACCGCACAAGATCGACAACGTGCGCACCAGGCGCTCGCCGAAGCGATCGACGCCGACCTCGACCCAGACCGTCGGGCCTGGCATCGAGCACTGGCCGCCCGAACCGCCGACGAGGAGGTAGCGGCCGAACTGCAATCCTCGGCCGACCGGGCCAGACAGCGTGGCGGCGTGGCGGCCGAGGCGGCCCTGCTGGAGCGTGCCGTGCAGCTGACGCCCGAGCCACGTAGGAGAGGCGAACGAGCGCTGGCTGCGGCTGGGGCCAAGCTGCGGGCCGGTGCGGTCGACGAAACCCTGAGCCTGCTCGCCATCGCCGAAACCAGTCCACTGTCGGATTCCGATCGAGCCAAAGCGGCGTTGGTCAGGGCCCAGAGCCGGTTCGTCGCGGACCGGGGACGCGACGCGGTGCCGCTCTTGCTGCAAGCCGCGCGTCGGCTCGAACCGATCGATCCCCGTCTGGCCATGGACACCTTTCTGGAAGCGATCTCGGCTGCGATGTTCGCCGGCCGGTTGGCGGGCTCGCCGAACGTCGCCCAGGTTGCGCGCGACGCCCGGTCCGGCACGGTCTCCCGATCGCGAGACAGCCTTGGTGATCAACTTCTGCGGGCTCTGACCGCGCGGTTCAGCGACGGCTATCGGGCATCGATCGACTCCGTCCGGGCCATGCTGCAGGCCATCTGCGACGGCGAACTCACCGCCGGGCAGCTGCGCTACCTGTGGCTGGCCGCTGCTACGGCGGCCGACGTCTGGGACGGCGAGAGTTGGCAGCGCCTGGCGACCGAGCACGTACGGATCGCCCGCGAGACCGGTTCTCTGACCGAGCTTCCGCTGGCGCTGAACTCGCGGGCCGTGGTCCACCTGTTTGCCGGTGAGGGGGACGCGGCGGCATCGCTGGTGGCCGAGATCCCGAACGTCACCGCGAGCACCGGCACGCATGTTGCCGCATACGCGGCGATGGCGCTCGCCGCCTGGCGCGGGGACGCGGGAAGTGCGCGCACTTTGATCGAGACCAACTTGGCCGACGTGCGCGCGCGTGGTGAAGGCGTAGGCGTGGCAATGTCCTACTGGGCCGAAGCGTTGCTCGAGCTCGGACTCGGCAACTACGAAGCGGCGCTGAGTGCGGCGACCGACGCCGCTTCGTACCCCGACGAGCTGGCGGTCCCGAAGTGGGCGATGAGCGAGATGATCGAAGCGGCAGCCGGAGCCGGGCACCGCGACCTAGCTTTCGAGGTACTGGAGAGACTGGCCGAATTCGCCACGGTCAGCGGGACGGACTGGGCTCTGGGCGTCGAGGCCAGGGGGCGGGCGCTCCTGGCAGGAGACAGCGCGGCCGACAACGCATTTCGTGAATCGATCGGCCGGCTCGGCACGACCCGGATGGTGGCTGAACTGGCCCGCAGCCGGTTGCTGTACGGCGAATGGTTACATCGCGGCGGTCGGCGAGCCGAGGCTCGCACGGAGTTGACGACCGCCCATGAGCTGTTCACGACGATGGGCGCCGTTGGCTTCGCTCAACGCGCCCGGCGGACACTGCGAGCAGTCGGCGTCACCGTGCAAGCGCAAAGTCTCGACGCGGCCGCAACTCTGACGGGGCAGGAAGCTCAGATTGCCCGGCTCGCCAGCGACGGGCTGACCAATCCCGAGATCGGCGCCCAACTGTTCCTCAGTCCGCACACGGTCGAATGGCACCTCAGGAAGGTGTACAACAAGCTCGGGGTGCGCTCCCGCAAGCGACTGGCCGACAAGCTACCGGCCAGAAGCACCAACTGA
- a CDS encoding alpha/beta hydrolase — MTEHFLEPEAQRLADATEQPPYLFELTVDQARKVLDDLQAAPVAKPDIDETWVVVPAAVGDVQVRIVKPVGSTGSLPTVLYLHGGGWVLGNSGTHDRLVRELAMGVDAAVVFVEYDRSPEARYPVAIEQAYATAQWIRQHGAEHGLDADHLAIAGDSVGGNMTAAVTILAKQRGDVAFCHQSLYYPVTDAKQDTESYLEFAHGPYLRAASMRWFWDAYLPDLSARDQITVSPLRATLADLAGLPDAFVIVDESDVLRDEGEAYARRLLDAGVRTTAVRYNGTIHDFMMLNPLRATAASTAAIEQAIFVLRKALRPA; from the coding sequence ATGACCGAGCATTTCCTCGAGCCCGAGGCACAGCGGCTGGCCGATGCGACCGAGCAGCCGCCGTACCTGTTCGAGCTCACCGTTGATCAGGCACGAAAGGTCCTTGACGACCTGCAGGCAGCGCCGGTGGCCAAGCCTGACATCGACGAGACCTGGGTCGTCGTACCAGCAGCCGTCGGCGACGTACAAGTCAGAATTGTGAAACCAGTCGGCAGCACCGGATCGCTGCCGACGGTGCTCTATCTGCACGGCGGCGGCTGGGTGCTGGGCAACTCCGGAACGCACGATCGGCTGGTCCGTGAGCTCGCCATGGGCGTCGATGCCGCAGTCGTGTTTGTCGAGTACGACCGTTCACCCGAGGCACGCTACCCGGTCGCGATCGAGCAGGCGTATGCCACCGCTCAGTGGATTCGCCAGCACGGCGCAGAGCATGGCCTCGACGCCGACCACCTGGCGATCGCCGGCGATTCGGTCGGCGGCAACATGACCGCGGCGGTGACGATCCTGGCCAAGCAACGCGGTGACGTGGCTTTCTGCCACCAGTCGCTCTACTACCCAGTCACCGATGCCAAACAGGACACCGAGAGCTATCTCGAATTCGCCCACGGACCGTATCTCCGGGCCGCGTCGATGAGGTGGTTCTGGGACGCTTACCTGCCGGACCTGTCCGCCCGCGATCAGATCACGGTCTCGCCGCTGCGGGCGACGCTGGCCGACCTCGCCGGGCTACCCGACGCGTTCGTGATCGTCGACGAGAGCGACGTGCTCCGAGACGAGGGCGAAGCGTACGCCCGTCGACTGCTCGATGCTGGCGTCCGGACCACGGCGGTCCGCTACAACGGCACGATTCACGACTTCATGATGCTCAACCCGCTGCGGGCAACCGCGGCCAGCACTGCCGCGATCGAACAGGCGATCTTCGTTCTGCGCAAGGCACTTCGCCCTGCCTGA
- a CDS encoding alpha/beta fold hydrolase — protein sequence MSNSTPTVLLVHGAFAESASWNAVLHNLYGRGIDAIAVANPLRTLTGDAAYLRDVIAGVGGPVLLVGHSYGGMVITEAAANNPAVVGLGYVAAFAPDTGESALGLSTQFPGSTLGQALTSYPVSSGGNELTIRLDTYAEQFAADVPQSVAGVMARTQRPVAEDALSEGLPTPDPAWKSLPSWFVVPDQDRNIPPTLQRFAAERAGARGVREVPGASHAVAVSRPDDVAGVIVEAVNGCPVAEVA from the coding sequence ATGAGCAATTCAACCCCGACCGTGTTGCTGGTGCACGGCGCATTCGCCGAATCGGCCAGCTGGAACGCGGTCCTGCACAACTTGTACGGCCGCGGCATCGATGCCATCGCGGTCGCGAACCCGCTGCGCACCCTCACCGGGGATGCCGCCTATCTGCGTGACGTTATCGCCGGCGTCGGCGGGCCGGTGCTGCTCGTCGGCCATTCGTACGGTGGCATGGTGATCACCGAGGCAGCCGCGAATAATCCGGCGGTCGTCGGCCTCGGCTACGTCGCAGCCTTCGCTCCGGACACCGGCGAGAGCGCCCTCGGTCTGTCGACCCAGTTCCCTGGCAGCACGCTGGGCCAAGCGTTGACGTCCTACCCCGTGAGCAGCGGCGGCAACGAGTTGACCATCCGCCTGGACACGTACGCTGAACAGTTCGCTGCCGACGTGCCGCAGTCCGTGGCCGGCGTCATGGCCCGTACCCAGCGGCCGGTCGCCGAGGACGCACTGAGCGAGGGACTGCCGACACCTGATCCGGCCTGGAAGTCACTGCCGTCGTGGTTCGTCGTCCCAGACCAGGACCGCAACATTCCGCCCACGCTGCAGCGCTTCGCGGCCGAGCGAGCCGGCGCCCGCGGTGTCCGAGAGGTGCCGGGCGCATCTCACGCGGTCGCCGTGTCCCGGCCGGACGACGTCGCCGGAGTGATTGTGGAAGCCGTCAACGGTTGCCCTGTCGCTGAGGTGGCGTGA
- a CDS encoding GH1 family beta-glucosidase, protein MTSTSAATRPSSQLDFGTDFLFGSATAAYQVEGAADEDGRGRSIWDTFSHTPGKVLNGDTGDVAVDHYHRLEADLDLMQRLGLGAYRFSISWPRIQPTGSGPANQAGLDFYSRLVDGLLARDILPVATLYHWDLPQTLEDEGGWPVRATAERFAAYADIVGRALGDRVAVWTTLNEPWCAAYLGYAAGVHAPGRTEPAAALRAVHHLNLAHGLGIEALRGVVSNDPRYSVTHNLHVIRPEGPTGPEAVRRLDALGNRAFTGPMLRGAYPDDLIADTATITDWPFVADDDLAVIHQPIDVLGINYYSTSRVRLWDGAGAKQRADSHPAGGASPWPGTDDIEFLPQPGPYTEMGWNIEPEGLYDLLLSVHDQFPGQQLMITENGAAFADQVTMVDGRPRVQDRDRIDYLQRHLAAVHRAIEDGVDVRGYFVWSLLDNFEWSFGYSKRFGIVRVDYDTLERIEKDSARWYAELARTGVLPG, encoded by the coding sequence ATGACGTCAACCAGCGCCGCGACGCGGCCAAGCAGCCAACTCGACTTCGGTACGGACTTCCTGTTCGGCTCCGCGACCGCGGCCTATCAGGTCGAGGGCGCGGCGGACGAGGACGGCCGCGGCCGCTCCATCTGGGACACCTTCAGCCATACCCCGGGCAAGGTGCTGAACGGTGACACCGGCGACGTTGCCGTTGATCATTACCACCGGCTCGAGGCCGACCTTGATCTGATGCAGCGACTGGGGCTGGGTGCGTACCGGTTCTCCATCTCCTGGCCCCGGATCCAGCCGACCGGCAGCGGCCCGGCCAATCAGGCCGGCCTGGACTTCTACTCCCGACTGGTGGACGGGCTGCTGGCACGCGACATCCTGCCGGTCGCGACCCTCTATCACTGGGATCTGCCACAGACCCTGGAGGACGAGGGCGGTTGGCCAGTCCGTGCCACCGCCGAACGGTTCGCCGCCTATGCAGACATCGTCGGTCGTGCACTCGGCGATCGGGTCGCGGTCTGGACCACCCTGAACGAGCCGTGGTGCGCGGCCTACCTGGGGTACGCGGCCGGGGTGCACGCGCCGGGGCGGACCGAGCCCGCGGCGGCACTGCGCGCCGTGCACCACCTCAATCTGGCCCACGGGCTGGGCATCGAGGCATTGCGAGGTGTGGTCAGCAACGACCCGCGGTATTCGGTCACCCATAATCTGCATGTGATCCGGCCCGAGGGCCCGACCGGTCCGGAGGCGGTACGTCGGCTGGACGCGCTGGGCAACCGCGCCTTCACCGGCCCGATGCTGCGTGGCGCCTACCCGGACGACCTGATCGCGGACACCGCGACGATCACCGACTGGCCCTTCGTCGCCGATGATGATCTTGCCGTCATTCACCAGCCGATCGACGTGCTCGGGATCAACTACTACTCGACCAGCCGGGTCCGGCTCTGGGACGGTGCCGGCGCCAAGCAGCGCGCCGACAGCCATCCGGCCGGCGGCGCCTCGCCCTGGCCGGGCACCGACGACATCGAATTCCTGCCGCAACCGGGCCCGTACACCGAGATGGGTTGGAACATCGAACCGGAAGGGCTCTACGACCTGCTGCTCTCGGTTCATGATCAATTCCCGGGGCAGCAGTTGATGATCACCGAGAACGGCGCCGCCTTCGCCGACCAGGTGACCATGGTCGACGGCCGGCCACGGGTGCAGGATCGGGACCGGATCGACTACCTGCAACGACATCTGGCCGCGGTGCATCGGGCGATCGAGGACGGTGTCGACGTGCGTGGCTACTTCGTCTGGTCGCTGCTGGACAACTTCGAGTGGAGCTTCGGCTACAGCAAGCGGTTCGGCATCGTCCGGGTCGACTACGACACCCTGGAACGGATCGAGAAGGACAGTGCCCGCTGGTACGCCGAACTCGCCCGGACCGGCGTCCTCCCCGGCTGA